The following coding sequences lie in one Alicyclobacillus curvatus genomic window:
- a CDS encoding ABC transporter substrate-binding protein — MFMNRKHWMTVAATVVLSSSLLAGCGGATNNTASPPANQSGNQTSGQAATDPTATITFYEAMPGALGKELQSLTDTFQSQHPTIKVQLIFNGSYTTQQQKLTAAIAARKPPTIAQVQETWETEYYNNGLLQPLGALLPQSTVNDLMPIWKDDNSYGGKLVSAPFNKSAYVLYYNTDDFAKAGITSPTTTWNQLEQDAIDLTNKAGVPGLGIQANWYTFEMLLNQAGGKVLTSDEKQAAFNDAAGQSALSFMNKLVKQDKAATVIGQNAYLSDGFNTNQYAMDLDSTAAMSFITNKNTHWKVAPLPQGTQAAVPTAGTNIVLFKSASADEQRAAVEYINFLISKENTIQWAEKTGYLPVRQSALTDPSWQQFISANPNAGVAPAEMAHAYFSPRLAALNSGMTDATTQLGNFINGNQPLSQTLKNMADAINQALAGQ, encoded by the coding sequence ATGTTCATGAATCGTAAGCATTGGATGACCGTTGCTGCGACTGTGGTGCTCAGTAGCTCGCTGCTCGCCGGATGCGGTGGTGCAACGAACAACACCGCGAGTCCGCCCGCAAATCAGTCTGGAAATCAAACCTCTGGACAAGCCGCGACAGATCCGACCGCCACCATAACGTTTTACGAAGCGATGCCGGGAGCCCTTGGCAAGGAGCTTCAATCACTGACGGACACGTTTCAAAGTCAGCATCCAACTATTAAGGTTCAGTTGATATTCAACGGATCGTACACCACGCAACAACAGAAGCTGACTGCCGCCATCGCAGCAAGGAAACCGCCAACCATCGCTCAGGTTCAGGAAACGTGGGAAACGGAATACTACAACAACGGCCTGTTGCAGCCGCTCGGAGCCTTGTTGCCGCAATCTACAGTGAATGACCTGATGCCGATATGGAAAGACGACAACTCCTATGGCGGCAAGCTCGTCTCCGCCCCGTTCAATAAGTCAGCCTACGTCTTGTATTACAACACTGACGATTTCGCCAAGGCGGGTATCACAAGTCCGACGACGACATGGAACCAACTTGAGCAAGATGCAATCGACCTGACCAACAAGGCCGGCGTACCAGGACTCGGGATTCAAGCCAACTGGTATACTTTCGAAATGCTTCTAAACCAAGCTGGCGGAAAAGTCTTGACGTCAGATGAAAAGCAGGCTGCGTTTAATGACGCAGCAGGGCAAAGCGCACTCTCGTTCATGAACAAGCTGGTCAAGCAAGACAAGGCGGCGACGGTAATTGGACAAAACGCCTACCTGTCAGACGGGTTCAACACCAACCAATACGCAATGGACCTTGATTCGACAGCTGCCATGTCGTTTATCACCAACAAGAATACACACTGGAAGGTTGCACCACTGCCGCAAGGCACACAAGCGGCCGTACCCACAGCCGGCACAAATATTGTCCTGTTTAAAAGTGCCAGCGCCGATGAGCAAAGGGCGGCGGTTGAGTACATCAACTTCTTGATTTCTAAGGAAAATACCATTCAATGGGCTGAAAAGACTGGTTACCTGCCAGTCCGCCAGAGTGCTCTGACAGACCCATCGTGGCAACAATTCATCAGCGCAAACCCGAATGCAGGCGTTGCTCCGGCGGAAATGGCACACGCTTATTTCTCACCGCGGCTTGCAGCTCTTAATTCAGGCATGACGGACGCCACGACTCAACTTGGTAACTTCATTAACGGCAACCAACCCCTATCACAGACCCTGAAAAACATGGCAGATGCCATCAATCAGGCCCTCGCCGGGCAATAA
- a CDS encoding GNAT family N-acetyltransferase, producing MLQRGLLKGTNVYLDAMRESDLEIVTAWYGSTDFLRHLDAVPAAPQLNSQIQEWYKQRAKQTNGFLFAVRHLADDRLLGYVELDSILWSHQVSWIVIAIGEADDRGRGFGRDALNTLVRFAFHELNLRRLQLTVFAYNKGAIHLYESLGFQREGTFREFLHRDDSFHDMYLYGLLRQEWVENGA from the coding sequence ATGTTACAGCGCGGCCTGCTTAAAGGCACAAACGTTTACCTTGATGCCATGCGCGAGTCCGATCTCGAGATTGTGACTGCCTGGTACGGATCGACCGACTTTCTGCGCCATCTCGATGCAGTTCCTGCAGCACCACAGTTGAATAGTCAGATTCAGGAATGGTATAAACAGCGGGCAAAGCAGACCAATGGATTCTTGTTCGCCGTCCGTCATCTCGCGGATGACAGGTTGCTGGGGTATGTGGAACTCGACAGCATTCTCTGGTCACACCAAGTCAGTTGGATAGTCATTGCTATCGGCGAAGCGGACGACAGGGGTCGTGGCTTTGGCAGGGACGCACTCAATACGCTGGTGCGTTTTGCATTTCATGAACTCAACCTGCGTCGGCTTCAGTTGACTGTCTTTGCTTACAACAAAGGTGCAATTCACCTCTATGAATCACTTGGTTTCCAGAGAGAGGGGACGTTTCGGGAGTTTCTGCACCGAGATGATTCTTTTCACGACATGTACCTCTATGGACTGTTACGTCAAGAATGGGTGGAAAACGGGGCTTAA
- a CDS encoding molybdopterin-dependent oxidoreductase, translating to MMQWFKHGKWPHWMVRVHYYSIASFIFLLLSGIALFWQPVHTILIPYLPVLYQLHIAFGLIFAVTLLVPFAAKLPIGKLLRRLDWLFPLTLGASIVLTGIFLWKVTWFPTTWRSLAFRWHGWISYVLGGWLIIHAIYKAVGYRPAKEGINGYIDPERRRFLKWLGYGVVGTVVLTVVDPARLWNGLTSPGASSTPTTGAFAEYYTVVNGYPKETLSSYKLQIDGLVGNPTTLDWTRLQQLAAVSQKEDFHCVTGWSVAGVEWTGVHLSSLASLVSPTSAVKYVHFYSFDGVYTESLSLTEAMDKSVMLAYKLNGAPLSTPQGYPVRLVVPKMYGYKSIKWVNRVEFSDKPLTGYWEDRGYPNEAYIGSSI from the coding sequence ATGATGCAGTGGTTTAAACACGGAAAATGGCCGCATTGGATGGTGCGTGTGCACTATTACTCCATCGCTTCGTTTATCTTTTTGCTGCTGAGCGGAATTGCTTTGTTTTGGCAACCTGTGCACACCATCCTCATTCCCTATCTTCCCGTTTTGTACCAACTGCACATCGCGTTTGGGCTTATCTTCGCTGTCACGCTGCTCGTGCCGTTTGCGGCAAAGCTGCCTATCGGCAAACTGCTTCGTCGACTCGATTGGCTGTTTCCACTGACATTGGGCGCGTCCATCGTTTTGACGGGGATCTTTCTGTGGAAGGTAACGTGGTTTCCGACCACCTGGCGCAGTCTCGCCTTTCGCTGGCACGGCTGGATTTCTTATGTACTCGGGGGCTGGCTTATCATCCACGCCATTTATAAGGCCGTTGGCTATCGGCCAGCAAAGGAAGGCATTAACGGGTACATCGACCCGGAGCGTCGGCGTTTTCTGAAATGGCTCGGGTACGGGGTGGTTGGGACCGTGGTCTTGACGGTTGTCGATCCCGCTCGCCTGTGGAACGGGCTCACATCGCCAGGTGCCAGCAGCACGCCGACAACGGGGGCGTTTGCTGAGTACTACACGGTAGTGAATGGCTATCCGAAAGAGACGTTATCGAGTTACAAACTGCAGATTGACGGGCTTGTTGGGAATCCAACGACCTTAGACTGGACCCGTTTGCAGCAACTCGCTGCAGTCTCACAAAAGGAGGACTTCCACTGTGTTACGGGCTGGAGTGTGGCTGGTGTCGAGTGGACAGGTGTGCACCTCTCGTCCCTCGCCAGTTTGGTCTCACCGACGTCAGCGGTCAAATACGTACACTTCTATTCATTTGACGGCGTCTACACGGAGTCTCTGTCATTAACGGAAGCGATGGACAAAAGTGTGATGCTGGCCTACAAATTAAACGGTGCCCCGCTCAGTACGCCACAGGGTTACCCCGTCCGCCTTGTCGTCCCCAAAATGTACGGGTATAAATCCATCAAATGGGTGAACCGCGTGGAGTTCAGTGACAAGCCCCTTACGGGCTACTGGGAAGACCGCGGTTATCCGAATGAGGCATATATCGGATCGTCCATCTAA
- a CDS encoding ABC transporter ATP-binding protein has protein sequence MRDKELHDAVSGVQLTRVSRKYGKKFVLDDVTLEVRSAEVFGLLGPSGAGKTTIVKLIAGIDKPTRGTVVVNGVRMPRLAMQRKIGYMAQSDALYMELTAYENLDFFATLFSLTGKDKRRRIREVMDLVNLTDAMNRPVHQYSGGMKRRLSLAIALLHRPKVLILDEPTVGIDPLLRAAIWSEFETMSRTGTTIIVTTHVMDEAEKCHRLGMIRDGRVIATGSPAELKENTGSKTLEEAFLVYGGARA, from the coding sequence ATGCGTGACAAAGAATTGCATGACGCGGTTTCGGGTGTGCAACTCACCCGGGTTTCACGCAAATACGGCAAGAAATTTGTTCTCGATGACGTTACGCTCGAAGTTCGGTCTGCAGAGGTCTTCGGACTCCTAGGTCCAAGCGGCGCAGGTAAGACAACTATTGTCAAGTTGATTGCGGGCATTGATAAACCCACCCGCGGCACGGTTGTCGTGAATGGTGTCCGCATGCCGCGACTCGCCATGCAGCGAAAAATCGGTTACATGGCACAGTCTGATGCCCTCTACATGGAACTCACGGCGTACGAGAACCTCGATTTTTTTGCAACGTTGTTCAGCCTGACCGGAAAAGATAAACGCAGACGAATCCGTGAAGTCATGGATCTTGTCAATCTAACGGATGCCATGAACAGACCTGTTCATCAGTACTCGGGCGGGATGAAACGGCGACTGTCGCTTGCCATTGCGCTGTTGCATCGACCAAAGGTGTTGATTTTGGACGAGCCGACTGTTGGCATCGATCCGCTTCTACGCGCCGCAATTTGGTCTGAATTTGAAACGATGAGCCGCACCGGCACCACGATTATCGTCACGACACACGTGATGGATGAAGCCGAAAAGTGTCATCGACTGGGGATGATTCGGGATGGCAGAGTCATTGCTACCGGATCGCCAGCAGAACTCAAGGAAAACACTGGGTCGAAGACGCTTGAGGAAGCGTTCCTCGTCTACGGGGGTGCCAGAGCATGA
- a CDS encoding MBL fold metallo-hydrolase, with amino-acid sequence MSRVRFEFHRGIDTIGGTVIVIQCDDHRLIFDMGRIFNPSVPIFDTLNPSRGIGDLQRMGIAPKLPGLFEDGTEAPAGVKTLVAVSHSHLDHVGLLPYLRKDIPVLLHEDTHRLLQALDEVLDGPGQPLDYRPVPSDSLMEFGPFQITVVRVDHDTPGASAFLIATPELKFVYSGDLRLHGTEPALTTTFAEKARAFAPDVLFIEGTRAQSEDNTMMLFETEVSDRLKEAMRDVRAGVYFSFYPRHPERLRAFREAAQATGRTLVVQAPHAYIYERFGGDLTGCAIYGGAEQDWTPLNRSWVLQRGLPVLTLADLKGKEDGYLIDFGYDRFRDWIDIDARPGGLYIHSNGSPLGPFDPAWNNMEAWLNAFGLEFVSVGSTGHGARGDVLSIIDTIRPRVLMPIHSLQPQRIGLKSVKRIMPQYGKVYRASDLLDATYPTERDLLPVKDATRD; translated from the coding sequence GTGAGTCGGGTTAGGTTTGAATTTCATCGTGGAATCGATACGATTGGAGGCACGGTGATTGTCATTCAGTGCGACGACCACCGGCTTATTTTTGATATGGGTCGAATCTTTAACCCCTCTGTTCCCATTTTCGACACGTTGAATCCAAGTCGGGGAATTGGGGATCTGCAACGGATGGGCATCGCCCCCAAACTACCTGGCTTGTTTGAAGACGGGACCGAGGCCCCAGCGGGAGTGAAGACGCTTGTGGCTGTAAGTCATTCCCACCTCGATCACGTTGGACTACTCCCATATCTTCGCAAAGACATCCCGGTCTTGTTACACGAAGACACACACCGCTTACTGCAGGCTCTCGATGAGGTGCTTGACGGCCCAGGTCAACCTCTCGACTACCGTCCGGTGCCAAGCGACTCGTTGATGGAATTTGGGCCGTTTCAAATTACTGTCGTCCGCGTCGATCACGACACGCCGGGCGCCTCTGCTTTTCTCATCGCCACCCCGGAACTGAAGTTTGTCTATTCCGGAGACTTGCGACTGCACGGCACAGAACCGGCGCTGACGACGACATTTGCGGAAAAGGCCCGGGCTTTTGCGCCGGATGTCCTCTTTATCGAGGGGACCAGGGCGCAAAGCGAGGATAACACCATGATGCTGTTTGAGACGGAGGTCAGCGACAGGCTGAAGGAAGCGATGCGAGATGTGCGCGCGGGCGTATATTTCTCTTTCTATCCGCGTCATCCGGAACGCCTTCGTGCGTTTCGCGAAGCAGCACAGGCGACAGGTCGAACGCTTGTTGTTCAGGCACCACACGCGTATATCTATGAACGCTTTGGCGGAGACCTTACGGGATGTGCCATTTACGGGGGGGCGGAGCAAGATTGGACGCCTTTAAACCGGAGTTGGGTGCTGCAGCGAGGACTCCCAGTTCTGACCCTGGCAGACCTGAAAGGCAAAGAAGACGGGTACCTCATTGATTTTGGCTATGACAGGTTTCGCGACTGGATTGACATTGACGCCAGGCCTGGGGGACTGTACATTCACTCGAACGGATCGCCATTGGGACCGTTTGACCCCGCATGGAACAACATGGAGGCGTGGCTGAATGCCTTCGGACTCGAGTTTGTCTCGGTCGGATCAACCGGACACGGGGCTCGTGGTGATGTGCTGTCTATCATCGATACGATTCGGCCGCGCGTTTTAATGCCGATTCACTCCTTGCAACCACAGCGGATTGGCCTAAAGTCTGTGAAACGCATCATGCCGCAGTACGGCAAGGTCTATAGGGCATCTGACCTTCTGGATGCCACCTATCCGACAGAAAGAGACCTGCTACCCGTAAAGGATGCAACTCGGGACTAG
- a CDS encoding sugar ABC transporter permease, which translates to MSFRLRRNLTAYLMLLPTFVLTGVFVIYPVIDSFFISFYKWDMLSAVKPFVGLQNYQHIFADPLFRRALVNTILYVVVFVPVVLILGLIAALLLNSKIHFLAAFRTAFFIPYVTSLAATGIVWQWIFNDQFGLLNFLLKSMGLSPQNWLQNPHWTLFNIVALGVWQNIGYIAVIFLAGLQNISREYYEAASVDGAKPFQQFRHITVPLLSPTTYFLLILTTIEAFKVFLQVYVLYGESPGPNNSGMTLLYYMFDKGFSDFHMGYATASAYVLFVIIFIFTLLQMSLSKRVHYA; encoded by the coding sequence ATGAGCTTTCGCCTTCGTCGCAATCTCACCGCGTATCTCATGCTGTTGCCGACATTTGTTTTGACAGGTGTGTTCGTCATCTACCCTGTCATTGATTCATTTTTTATCAGTTTCTATAAGTGGGACATGCTCAGTGCCGTCAAACCTTTTGTCGGGCTGCAAAACTATCAGCACATCTTTGCCGATCCGCTCTTCCGCAGAGCACTCGTGAACACCATCTTGTATGTAGTTGTCTTCGTTCCAGTCGTGCTTATTCTCGGCCTCATCGCGGCTCTTCTCTTGAACAGCAAAATCCACTTTTTAGCAGCATTCCGCACAGCCTTCTTTATTCCCTACGTAACCTCGCTGGCAGCGACGGGAATTGTGTGGCAGTGGATATTTAATGACCAGTTCGGACTGCTTAACTTCCTGCTCAAATCCATGGGACTCAGTCCTCAGAACTGGCTGCAGAACCCGCATTGGACCCTGTTCAATATTGTCGCCTTGGGCGTGTGGCAAAACATCGGGTACATTGCCGTGATATTTCTCGCCGGACTCCAGAACATATCCCGCGAGTATTACGAAGCGGCCAGTGTCGACGGTGCCAAACCGTTTCAACAGTTTCGTCACATCACCGTTCCCTTGTTATCGCCTACGACCTACTTTCTACTGATTCTCACAACAATTGAGGCGTTCAAGGTGTTTCTGCAAGTCTATGTTTTATACGGGGAGAGCCCCGGTCCAAACAACAGTGGCATGACACTCTTGTACTACATGTTTGACAAAGGGTTTAGTGATTTCCACATGGGCTATGCGACAGCATCCGCCTACGTGCTGTTCGTCATCATCTTTATCTTCACACTCTTGCAGATGTCGCTGTCAAAGCGTGTTCACTACGCATGA
- a CDS encoding HAD family hydrolase produces MNQNQQIYDVSQLLNCRVFILDLDGTVYEEINHFEYYGEQLASHLPIEVREQYLRDVADALAGRHTLHYGDAYDVANRAILRDETLLDWEGNPLANPPGERIEFIDDPWNVYGNMAAYYGASSEAIQTAFAATRAYMESADFPMQGMPGLRDSIDRLKSAGVRFALATNSPEPDSRTILGKLGLTGAFELEIFNAKKQVNAPIHFRRFQEAFNVPFEQMVSVGDHFRNEIRPAIELGMKTVCIDRYHQPKRTGVSVIVHRPSELATVFNLVADQYD; encoded by the coding sequence ATGAACCAGAATCAGCAGATATACGACGTTTCTCAACTCCTCAATTGCCGGGTATTTATTCTTGATTTGGATGGCACTGTGTACGAGGAGATAAATCATTTCGAATATTACGGAGAGCAGTTGGCCAGTCACCTGCCAATCGAGGTTCGCGAACAGTATCTTAGGGACGTCGCAGACGCCTTGGCAGGCCGACACACACTGCACTACGGAGACGCTTACGACGTGGCGAACAGAGCTATCTTACGGGATGAAACGTTATTGGATTGGGAAGGTAACCCTCTTGCCAATCCACCTGGGGAACGCATCGAGTTTATCGACGACCCCTGGAACGTCTATGGCAACATGGCTGCTTATTACGGCGCTTCATCAGAGGCGATTCAAACAGCGTTTGCAGCGACGCGGGCCTATATGGAATCAGCCGATTTTCCAATGCAAGGAATGCCCGGTCTCAGGGACAGCATCGACCGACTAAAATCCGCAGGTGTTCGTTTTGCTCTGGCGACAAACAGTCCGGAACCTGACAGTCGCACCATTCTTGGAAAACTCGGATTGACAGGTGCTTTTGAGCTGGAAATTTTCAACGCAAAGAAGCAAGTGAATGCACCTATCCATTTCCGTAGATTCCAGGAAGCATTCAATGTCCCGTTCGAACAGATGGTCAGCGTTGGTGACCACTTTCGCAATGAAATTCGCCCAGCCATCGAACTGGGAATGAAAACCGTTTGTATTGACCGTTACCATCAGCCGAAACGAACGGGAGTCAGTGTGATTGTCCACCGCCCAAGTGAGCTGGCTACGGTCTTCAACCTCGTGGCTGACCAATATGACTGA
- a CDS encoding ABC transporter permease, with the protein MRVRGLVVRIWRQFLRDKRTLALMLIAPLIILTLISLIFNGSTYKPKVGLVDLPSPLATRLAGANLVVSDYTSAQTALAALKKQQLDAYVEIQGVTPHIVLEGSDPATNKVILLDIQNAMQSLQSASPVEQSQSAGTVHHPAASFAKPSVSYLYGSANMTSFDNFGPVLIGFFAFFLVFLVAGISFLKERTSGTLERLVSTPIRRSEIVLGYVLGFGFFTTVQAVLVTWFSVDVLGMMMHGSFLLLLLITFLLSLTALTLGILLSAFAHSEFQIMQLIPIVIVPQVFFSGLFNLDTMAPWLRWLSKVMPLYYGADAMRNVMIRGLGITRIWIDLTVLFGLSLVFMVMNVIALRKYRKV; encoded by the coding sequence ATGAGGGTACGTGGCTTGGTTGTACGCATCTGGCGCCAGTTTCTGCGGGATAAACGTACGCTCGCACTGATGTTGATAGCGCCTCTCATCATCCTGACACTCATCTCTCTCATCTTTAACGGAAGTACGTATAAACCAAAGGTCGGTCTTGTCGACCTCCCTTCCCCCCTAGCCACACGGCTTGCTGGCGCAAACCTCGTTGTGTCGGACTACACGTCTGCCCAAACGGCACTGGCAGCACTTAAGAAACAACAATTAGACGCCTATGTAGAAATTCAGGGAGTCACACCCCACATCGTCCTCGAAGGCAGCGATCCGGCCACAAACAAGGTCATCCTCCTCGACATTCAAAACGCCATGCAGTCACTGCAATCCGCGTCGCCTGTCGAGCAGTCGCAATCAGCCGGAACGGTTCACCATCCTGCTGCTTCCTTTGCCAAACCAAGCGTCAGTTATCTCTACGGCTCCGCAAATATGACGTCATTCGATAACTTTGGGCCTGTATTAATCGGCTTTTTTGCCTTTTTTCTGGTGTTTCTTGTCGCTGGCATCTCGTTTCTCAAAGAGCGGACTTCGGGTACGCTTGAACGGCTCGTCTCTACGCCCATCCGCCGCTCTGAGATTGTCCTTGGTTACGTGCTCGGATTTGGTTTCTTTACGACTGTCCAAGCCGTCCTCGTGACCTGGTTTTCCGTCGACGTCCTTGGCATGATGATGCACGGGAGCTTCCTGCTTCTACTCTTGATTACATTTTTACTCTCTTTAACCGCCCTAACGCTTGGCATCCTTTTATCTGCCTTCGCGCATTCGGAATTTCAAATCATGCAACTGATACCGATTGTCATTGTTCCGCAAGTCTTTTTCTCTGGCCTCTTCAACCTCGATACCATGGCACCTTGGCTGCGCTGGCTGAGTAAAGTGATGCCACTGTATTACGGTGCCGACGCGATGCGAAACGTAATGATTCGAGGACTCGGAATCACGCGCATTTGGATAGACCTGACCGTACTATTTGGTCTTTCACTAGTATTCATGGTGATGAACGTGATTGCCTTACGAAAATATCGCAAGGTCTGA
- a CDS encoding spermine/spermidine synthase — translation MWNEAEVIERSQTDRGELVLQRRGKDFEIISNGTFLMATYNGESERRLVQAALNVVESPRSILIGGLGVGFSLNEALQHESVTRVDVFEIEPKIVEWNRDSLGEIARQSIEDKRTRIRVGDFVDWLYQALNTIDAYDVICLDIDNGSDWTVHDSNAGLYSGAGLVRLSSLLRPRGAISFWNARRDLVFEQLLDQYFEVMEMSFVEHPVGEPDVVYVVQGPRVVDE, via the coding sequence ATGTGGAACGAAGCAGAGGTGATTGAACGTTCGCAAACAGATAGGGGCGAACTCGTCTTACAAAGGCGCGGTAAGGACTTCGAAATCATCAGCAACGGGACTTTCCTGATGGCAACGTACAACGGCGAGTCAGAACGCCGGCTCGTTCAGGCTGCACTGAATGTTGTAGAGTCTCCGCGTTCAATTTTAATTGGAGGCCTTGGCGTTGGCTTTTCTCTCAACGAAGCACTTCAACACGAAAGTGTGACTCGGGTTGATGTGTTTGAGATTGAGCCAAAGATTGTCGAGTGGAACCGTGATTCTCTCGGAGAAATCGCAAGACAGAGCATTGAGGACAAGAGAACCCGGATTCGGGTGGGCGACTTCGTTGATTGGCTCTACCAGGCGCTGAACACCATCGATGCGTATGACGTGATTTGTTTGGACATCGATAACGGATCGGATTGGACCGTTCATGACAGCAATGCTGGCCTGTATTCTGGAGCAGGTTTGGTGCGTCTGTCTTCGTTGTTGCGTCCTCGCGGCGCCATCTCGTTCTGGAACGCGCGGCGTGATTTGGTGTTTGAACAGCTTCTCGACCAATACTTTGAGGTCATGGAGATGAGTTTTGTGGAGCATCCTGTCGGTGAACCAGATGTGGTTTATGTGGTACAGGGTCCTCGCGTCGTGGACGAGTAG
- a CDS encoding carbohydrate ABC transporter permease — protein MRKLWVYVLLILLAMFVLGPFVWMLSTSIKPEGEVLSKVPHLIPSHIELGNYVKAWKSAPFGRFFINSIFIAGIETVFDLTLGAMAAYAFARLEFVGKRVLFVILLATLMVPGEVLLIPNYITIAKLGWLSTYQGLIVPWLVSVFTIFLMRQFFLGLPREIFEAAEMDGCSPMRTLFRIIMPISLPIWITSALIKFVGAWNSFLWVLIVSNAPSYDTLPVGLINFSTDVGTVYNQLMAAATFSVVPLIILFLFGQRYFIEGIARSGIK, from the coding sequence GTGCGGAAGCTTTGGGTTTATGTCCTCCTTATCCTCCTCGCAATGTTTGTGCTGGGGCCGTTCGTCTGGATGCTGTCAACTTCAATCAAACCAGAAGGAGAGGTACTGTCCAAGGTCCCTCACCTAATTCCGTCGCACATTGAACTTGGCAACTACGTCAAAGCGTGGAAATCCGCTCCATTCGGCCGTTTCTTTATCAACAGCATCTTTATCGCGGGGATTGAAACCGTCTTTGACCTGACACTCGGCGCGATGGCCGCATACGCTTTTGCCAGACTTGAGTTTGTTGGAAAACGTGTGCTGTTTGTCATCCTGCTTGCAACGCTGATGGTACCTGGTGAAGTGTTACTGATTCCAAATTACATTACGATTGCTAAGTTAGGTTGGTTAAGTACATATCAAGGCTTGATTGTACCCTGGCTCGTCAGTGTTTTTACCATTTTTCTGATGCGTCAGTTCTTTCTTGGTTTACCACGGGAAATCTTCGAGGCAGCGGAGATGGACGGGTGTAGTCCGATGCGCACCCTTTTTCGCATCATCATGCCCATTTCACTGCCCATCTGGATCACTTCAGCGCTCATCAAGTTTGTGGGGGCCTGGAATTCATTCTTGTGGGTGCTCATCGTTTCAAACGCACCCAGTTACGATACGCTACCGGTCGGACTCATCAACTTCTCGACTGATGTCGGCACCGTGTACAACCAGTTGATGGCAGCCGCTACATTTAGCGTCGTGCCACTGATTATCCTCTTTCTCTTTGGTCAGCGTTACTTTATTGAAGGCATCGCAAGGTCAGGTATCAAGTAA
- a CDS encoding mismatch-specific DNA-glycosylase, which produces MITEKLRPCLHIIFVGFNPSITSYERGFNYAGRNNRFYKVLFESGLTKRLYQPEESPNLLDDYGYGFTNIVMRPTKRADELTAKEYAEGRVVLREKLHQYRPQIACFVGKGVYAEFSKRRQGVSWGFQTDSIVPGVQDFVGPSTSGLVRMRLDEQVRIYEELAQAVK; this is translated from the coding sequence ATGATCACCGAGAAATTGCGTCCCTGCCTACATATCATTTTCGTCGGATTTAACCCGTCAATCACCTCGTACGAACGAGGCTTTAATTACGCCGGTCGTAACAACCGGTTTTACAAGGTTTTGTTCGAAAGTGGATTAACAAAGCGATTATATCAGCCGGAAGAGAGCCCAAACCTGCTCGACGATTATGGGTACGGCTTCACAAATATTGTGATGCGTCCGACCAAGCGAGCAGATGAGTTGACTGCAAAGGAGTACGCAGAAGGCCGGGTTGTACTGCGTGAAAAGTTGCATCAATATCGACCGCAAATCGCGTGTTTTGTTGGAAAAGGCGTATATGCTGAGTTTTCTAAACGAAGACAGGGTGTGTCGTGGGGATTTCAGACTGACAGCATCGTCCCCGGTGTGCAGGATTTCGTTGGGCCGTCAACGAGTGGCCTCGTCCGTATGCGGCTCGATGAACAGGTTCGCATCTACGAGGAACTGGCCCAAGCTGTGAAGTGA